In the genome of Triticum dicoccoides isolate Atlit2015 ecotype Zavitan unplaced genomic scaffold, WEW_v2.0 scaffold121546, whole genome shotgun sequence, one region contains:
- the LOC119343280 gene encoding flavin-containing monooxygenase FMO GS-OX-like 4, with the protein MGSGLGILIPTWRLKMSSRPNPIPSSPRATFSNGWVLQIDCAEEDGIVVFQGGSRVKADAIVHYTGYKYSFSFFGDDSAITVDDNRVGPLYKHVFPPRLAPSISFVGLPFKGFLFPVFQLQSSWVAGVLSGRIELPSSEQMTQDVASFYSDMEARGHSKRFTHDLGVGTFEYEDWLVERCGLERIEEWRKEIY; encoded by the exons ATGGGCTCGGGCCTGGGTATATTAATACCAACATGGCGCTTGAAAATGTCATCACGCCCAAATCCAATCCCCTCATCACCTCGAGCTACTTTTTCAAATGGTTGGGTGCTGCAGATCGACTGCGCCGAGGAGGACGGCATCGTGGTGTTCCAGGGCGGCAGCAGGGTGAAGGCAGACGCCATCGTGCACTACACTGG GTACAAGTACAGCTTCTCGTTCTTCGGCGACGACTCTGCTATCACGGTGGACGACAACCGCGTCGGCCCGCTGTACAAGCACGTGTTCCCGCCGCGGCTGGCCCCTAGCATCTCCTTCGTCGGACTGCCATTCAAGGGATTCCTTTTCCCGGTGTTCCAGCTCCAGAGCAGCTGGGTGGCCGGGGTTCTGTCGGGGAGGATCGAGCTCCCGTCGTCAGAGCAGATGACGCAGGACGTGGCGTCCTTCTACTCAGACATGGAGGCCCGCGGACACTCAAAGAGGTTCACCCACGACCTGGGCGTAGGCACATTCGAGTACGAGGATTGGCTGGTTGAGCGGTGCGGGCTGGAGAGGATCGAGGAGTGGAGGAAGGAGATCTAT